A genomic segment from Lignipirellula cremea encodes:
- a CDS encoding DUF1592 domain-containing protein, which produces MFCSLAVPLTLTVAIAGCLAGFASAICAAEDTASTHDAGPQAFFAAHCYDCHSAGETGGGLDLEQFSGAFATREERDRWTQIFDRIDHREMPPADAAQPSPAERDALLRWLQPRLETADRTERQVIQRRLNRREYQNTIRDLLLVEVPVEDLLPEDQQAGGFDNNGEALAISTEQMGGYLAAAQLAIDAAMVHGPRPEEQTFTVSAMHEVERYLGQSFALVDDRIVSYTSTNTQYSKVSTRGKRLPEAGRYRFRFTAATHRSQEKQVFTVVASDFASVGAVFKNLGYFEVGPEPEVFEIEAELDKKFAIQFFVLGLPTWLKDPIDGDHPGIGFSPVEITGPLTDQWPPASHTRLLGDVDLSQGSLDDAERILRDFLPRAFRRPASEDEVQRYLSLVKNRLETGRSFEQSLKIGLVAVLCSPNFLYLREDVRPGTTRINDYELASRLSYFLHRSTPDAQLLQLAAADQLHEPAVLRAQVERLLSSPRREQFITDFVGQWLQLRKIDDTSPDKKLYPEFEELLKISMVGEGEAFFRKLLDEDLDVANFLDSDFAMLNQRLAEHYGIEGVQGLQIRAVELPAESVRGGVLTQGGVLKVTANGTTTSPVTRGVWVLENILGHPTPPPPPNVGGIEPDIRGATTIREQLAKHRDVATCSSCHRHIDPPGFALESFDPVGKLRSHYRHFIVNPDHADKGWGRVKDTAEVDASGVLSSGETFADIREFKRLLLTQREPFSRCLAEKLTTYALGRELGFSDREAIRSIVEHTLRHGNGLRSLVHAIVQSPAFQQP; this is translated from the coding sequence GTGTTTTGCAGCCTTGCGGTTCCTCTGACGCTCACCGTTGCGATTGCCGGCTGTCTGGCGGGATTTGCTTCCGCGATCTGTGCGGCCGAGGACACCGCTTCCACGCACGACGCAGGACCCCAGGCGTTCTTTGCGGCGCATTGCTATGACTGCCATAGCGCAGGCGAAACTGGCGGCGGGCTGGACCTGGAACAGTTCTCCGGCGCCTTTGCCACGCGGGAAGAGCGGGATCGCTGGACGCAGATTTTCGATCGCATCGACCATCGCGAAATGCCGCCAGCCGACGCCGCCCAGCCTTCGCCGGCCGAGCGGGACGCCCTGCTCCGCTGGCTCCAGCCTCGCCTGGAAACGGCCGATCGGACGGAGCGGCAAGTAATCCAGCGTCGCCTGAACCGTCGCGAGTACCAGAACACGATTCGCGATCTGCTGCTGGTCGAGGTTCCCGTTGAGGACCTGCTGCCGGAGGACCAGCAGGCCGGCGGCTTTGATAATAACGGCGAAGCACTGGCGATCTCGACCGAACAAATGGGCGGCTACCTGGCTGCGGCCCAGCTGGCGATCGATGCCGCCATGGTGCACGGCCCGCGGCCTGAGGAACAAACCTTCACCGTCAGCGCCATGCACGAAGTCGAGCGATACCTGGGCCAGTCGTTCGCCCTGGTCGACGACCGGATCGTCAGCTACACCAGCACCAACACACAGTACAGCAAGGTCTCCACCCGCGGCAAACGCTTACCCGAGGCCGGCCGGTATCGCTTCCGGTTCACGGCCGCGACCCACCGCAGCCAGGAGAAGCAGGTCTTCACCGTGGTGGCGTCGGACTTCGCCAGCGTCGGCGCCGTGTTCAAAAACCTGGGTTACTTTGAAGTCGGCCCGGAGCCGGAAGTCTTTGAGATCGAAGCCGAACTCGACAAAAAGTTTGCGATCCAGTTCTTCGTGCTGGGCCTGCCCACCTGGCTTAAAGACCCGATCGACGGCGATCACCCTGGCATCGGTTTCAGCCCGGTCGAAATCACCGGCCCCCTGACCGACCAGTGGCCGCCCGCCTCACACACGCGCTTGCTGGGGGATGTCGATCTGTCCCAGGGGAGCCTCGACGATGCGGAACGCATCCTGCGCGATTTCCTGCCCAGGGCGTTCCGGCGTCCAGCCAGCGAGGACGAAGTGCAGCGGTATCTGTCGCTGGTCAAAAATCGACTGGAAACGGGACGTTCGTTCGAACAGAGCCTGAAAATCGGCCTGGTCGCCGTGCTTTGCTCTCCCAATTTCCTCTACCTGCGTGAAGACGTCCGTCCCGGCACGACGCGCATCAACGACTACGAGCTGGCCTCGCGGCTGTCCTACTTTTTGCATCGCTCCACGCCCGACGCACAGCTGCTGCAGTTGGCCGCCGCCGACCAGTTGCACGAACCGGCCGTCCTGCGGGCCCAGGTGGAACGATTGCTCAGCAGTCCCCGCCGGGAGCAGTTCATCACGGACTTTGTCGGCCAGTGGCTGCAGCTGCGCAAAATCGACGACACGTCGCCCGACAAAAAGCTCTATCCCGAGTTTGAAGAGCTGCTGAAAATCAGCATGGTCGGCGAAGGAGAGGCGTTCTTCCGCAAGCTGCTCGACGAGGATCTCGACGTGGCGAATTTCCTGGACTCTGATTTCGCCATGCTCAACCAGCGACTGGCCGAGCACTATGGCATCGAAGGGGTCCAGGGCCTGCAGATCCGCGCCGTCGAACTGCCGGCAGAAAGCGTCCGCGGCGGCGTGCTCACCCAGGGCGGCGTGCTGAAGGTGACGGCTAACGGCACGACCACCTCGCCGGTGACCCGCGGCGTGTGGGTGCTGGAGAACATCCTGGGCCATCCGACCCCGCCGCCTCCGCCGAATGTGGGCGGGATTGAACCCGACATCCGCGGCGCCACCACCATCCGCGAACAGCTGGCAAAGCATCGCGATGTGGCGACCTGCAGCAGCTGCCATCGTCACATCGACCCGCCGGGCTTCGCCCTGGAAAGCTTCGATCCTGTCGGCAAACTGCGATCCCACTATCGCCACTTTATTGTCAATCCCGACCATGCCGACAAAGGCTGGGGCCGCGTGAAAGATACGGCGGAAGTCGACGCTTCCGGCGTGCTGTCGTCGGGTGAAACGTTTGCCGACATTCGTGAATTCAAACGCCTGCTGCTGACGCAGCGTGAGCCGTTCAGTCGCTGCCTGGCCGAAAAACTCACCACCTACGCCCTGGGGCGGGAGTTGGGTTTCTCCGACCGGGAAGCGATTCGTTCGATCGTTGAACACACCCTCCGGCACGGCAACGGCCTGCGGTCGCTGGTGCACGCCATTGTGCAAAGTCCCGCGTTCCAGCAGCCGTAA
- a CDS encoding tetratricopeptide repeat protein: MEVWQHRFENHMSDGEMRFGGQDYEGARLYFQDAFKIVPEPKREYHETTRAITALADCFYHLKDYSKAQAALDDVEACPGGAANPFVQLRRGQVAQLLGNTEQARIELTTAYLNGGRELFEGEDEYLDLIADVVAELE, from the coding sequence ATGGAAGTCTGGCAACATCGTTTCGAAAATCACATGTCTGACGGTGAGATGCGCTTTGGAGGTCAAGACTACGAAGGAGCACGTCTCTATTTTCAAGACGCCTTCAAAATTGTTCCAGAACCGAAGCGGGAATACCATGAAACCACGAGAGCGATCACAGCATTGGCCGACTGTTTCTACCATTTGAAGGACTATAGCAAAGCACAGGCAGCACTAGATGACGTAGAAGCGTGTCCTGGAGGAGCGGCAAATCCGTTTGTTCAACTTCGTCGTGGGCAAGTGGCCCAACTCCTCGGAAATACCGAACAAGCTCGAATTGAATTGACGACGGCCTATCTGAACGGTGGCAGGGAATTGTTCGAGGGAGAAGATGAATACCTTGATTTGATTGCAGATGTTGTGGCTGAATTAGAGTAA
- a CDS encoding sulfatase family protein, whose translation MNINRAAMFLGALALLASSLSLASERPNVVLVMADDQGWGQTGYYGHPILKTPNLDAMAANGLRMDRFYAAGPVCSPTRASVLTGRTHDRTGVRSHGFALHLQERSLARAMQKAGYATGHFGKWHLNGVRGPGVPVLESDANHPGHFGFEEWLTVTNFFDRNPIMSRKGQFEEFRGDSSDIVVAEALKFINHAADEKKPSFTVIWYGSPHSPWTASPEDQVDGESGVSAHHHGELVAMDRSIGALRAGLKERGLEQNTLIWYCSDNGGLAGVGHDSVGGLRGNKGSLWEGGVRVPCIIEWPAQVKPRVTSHPAATFDIFPTLVDVLELPADSLLDQIDGVSIRPLLSAEIGPRKKPMPFHYQGKAALIDNDLKIITERIGSGQYQLYDLVADKAETTDIAADRPEDAARLRIALEAAIASIEASQEGADYPEKKVTQEGPHGRFWYAIPEYQPYLKAWSTRPEYKGWTNRKAKK comes from the coding sequence ATGAACATCAATCGCGCGGCAATGTTTCTGGGGGCCCTGGCATTGCTGGCCAGCTCCCTGTCTCTGGCAAGCGAACGCCCCAACGTGGTGCTGGTCATGGCCGACGACCAGGGCTGGGGACAGACGGGCTACTACGGCCACCCCATTCTGAAAACGCCCAATCTCGACGCCATGGCCGCCAACGGCTTGCGGATGGATCGCTTTTACGCGGCCGGTCCCGTCTGTTCCCCCACCCGGGCGAGCGTTTTGACGGGCCGCACCCACGACCGCACCGGCGTGCGGTCGCACGGCTTTGCCTTGCACCTGCAGGAGCGATCCCTGGCCAGGGCCATGCAAAAGGCCGGTTACGCCACAGGCCATTTTGGCAAATGGCATTTAAACGGCGTTCGCGGACCCGGCGTGCCGGTGCTGGAATCCGACGCGAACCATCCGGGCCACTTCGGTTTTGAGGAATGGCTGACGGTCACCAACTTTTTCGACCGCAACCCGATCATGAGCCGCAAGGGCCAGTTCGAGGAGTTCCGGGGCGACTCGTCCGACATCGTCGTCGCCGAAGCATTGAAGTTCATCAATCATGCCGCCGACGAGAAAAAGCCGTCCTTCACGGTAATCTGGTACGGCTCGCCGCATAGCCCATGGACCGCCAGCCCCGAGGATCAGGTCGACGGCGAAAGCGGCGTCTCGGCCCATCACCATGGCGAGCTGGTGGCGATGGATCGCAGCATCGGCGCGCTGCGCGCCGGACTGAAGGAACGCGGCCTCGAACAGAACACCCTCATCTGGTACTGCAGCGATAACGGCGGCCTGGCGGGAGTCGGCCATGATTCGGTCGGCGGCCTGCGCGGCAACAAGGGATCGCTCTGGGAAGGCGGCGTGCGCGTGCCGTGTATTATTGAATGGCCCGCGCAGGTGAAGCCTCGGGTGACCTCCCATCCGGCGGCGACATTCGATATCTTCCCGACGCTGGTCGACGTGCTGGAACTGCCAGCCGACTCCCTGCTGGATCAGATCGACGGCGTGAGCATTCGCCCGCTGCTGTCCGCGGAGATCGGCCCCCGGAAAAAGCCGATGCCGTTCCACTACCAGGGGAAAGCGGCTCTCATTGATAACGACCTGAAAATCATTACCGAGCGGATCGGCAGCGGCCAGTATCAACTGTACGACCTGGTCGCCGACAAGGCGGAAACCACCGACATCGCCGCCGATCGACCAGAGGACGCGGCCCGACTGCGAATCGCCCTGGAAGCGGCCATCGCCTCCATTGAAGCCAGCCAGGAAGGGGCCGACTACCCCGAGAAGAAAGTCACCCAGGAAGGCCCGCACGGTCGCTTCTGGTACGCCATTCCCGAATACCAGCCCTATCTCAAAGCCTGGTCGACCCGCCCTGAATACAAAGGATGGACGAACCGCAAGGCAAAAAAGTAA
- a CDS encoding c-type cytochrome, with amino-acid sequence MMKLFRTFCFCLIACLATHVVPCGVTPAVEPTFPEPPSPESTGSPDPEAAERGYRFLTEKKYLTPDFNDSDLAEVWKVWPEPLRTAAEKASAAERRRLAFARYGLTLRPDDDSGKPLQYVVDDRGDWTMNCFACHGGSLLGQPTPGLPNSNFALQTLTEEMRLSKAMRQQKLSRMDVGSLFMPLGESRGVTNAVMFGVILLAYRDAELNLLDAPLPKLVHHDMDPPPWWHFQKKKRLYIDGFAATGHRPLMQFMLIKQNGPEKFRQWEDDYRDVEAWLQTVQPPEYPLAVDQELAAQGRQVFTQNCAQCHGTYGAKETYPEKIIPLEEVGTDPVRLQALTPKHRELYGASWFSDLGKKPVIADPGGYVAPPLDGVWASAPYFHNGSVPTLWHVLHPDSRPAVWRRQTDAPFDQQRIGLAVDTFDKLPEGIKNGIERREFYSTQDRGKSAAGHRFPDELTEPQKQALLEYLKTL; translated from the coding sequence ATGATGAAGCTGTTTCGTACATTCTGTTTCTGCCTGATCGCCTGTCTGGCCACACACGTTGTTCCCTGCGGCGTTACTCCGGCGGTGGAGCCGACATTCCCGGAACCGCCGTCGCCGGAGTCAACTGGCTCTCCGGATCCCGAGGCTGCCGAGCGTGGCTATCGGTTTCTGACCGAAAAGAAGTATTTAACGCCCGACTTCAACGACAGTGATCTGGCCGAAGTCTGGAAAGTCTGGCCGGAGCCGCTGCGCACCGCCGCCGAAAAGGCATCGGCCGCTGAACGCCGTCGCCTGGCGTTCGCGCGTTATGGACTGACCCTGCGGCCCGACGACGATTCCGGCAAGCCGCTGCAGTATGTGGTTGACGACCGGGGCGACTGGACGATGAACTGCTTCGCCTGTCATGGCGGCAGCCTGCTGGGCCAGCCGACGCCCGGCCTGCCAAATTCCAATTTTGCCCTGCAGACGCTGACCGAAGAAATGCGGCTGTCGAAAGCCATGCGTCAGCAGAAGCTATCACGGATGGATGTCGGTTCGCTGTTCATGCCGCTGGGCGAATCCCGCGGCGTGACCAACGCGGTGATGTTCGGCGTGATTCTACTGGCGTACCGCGACGCCGAACTGAACCTGCTTGATGCGCCGTTGCCGAAGCTCGTCCACCACGACATGGATCCGCCGCCCTGGTGGCACTTCCAGAAGAAAAAACGTCTTTACATCGACGGTTTCGCCGCCACCGGCCACCGGCCCCTGATGCAGTTCATGCTGATCAAACAGAACGGGCCGGAGAAGTTTCGCCAGTGGGAAGACGACTACCGCGATGTCGAAGCCTGGCTGCAGACGGTGCAGCCGCCCGAGTATCCGCTCGCCGTGGATCAGGAACTGGCCGCCCAGGGCCGGCAGGTCTTTACCCAGAACTGCGCGCAATGCCACGGCACGTATGGCGCCAAAGAAACGTATCCCGAAAAGATCATTCCGCTGGAGGAAGTGGGCACCGATCCGGTGCGGCTCCAGGCGCTCACGCCCAAACATCGGGAGCTTTACGGCGCAAGCTGGTTTAGCGATCTGGGAAAGAAGCCCGTCATCGCCGATCCCGGCGGGTATGTGGCGCCTCCGCTCGACGGCGTCTGGGCGTCGGCTCCGTACTTCCACAACGGGAGCGTACCGACGCTCTGGCACGTTCTGCACCCAGACAGCCGCCCGGCCGTCTGGCGCCGGCAGACTGATGCTCCCTTTGACCAGCAGCGAATCGGTCTCGCGGTCGATACGTTCGACAAACTGCCCGAAGGGATCAAAAACGGCATCGAACGCCGCGAGTTCTATTCCACCCAGGACCGCGGCAAAAGCGCCGCCGGACACCGCTTTCCGGATGAACTCACCGAACCGCAAAAACAGGCCCTGCTGGAATATTTGAAAACGTTGTAG
- the panB gene encoding 3-methyl-2-oxobutanoate hydroxymethyltransferase, translated as MSSSPRRLTVPQFVALKSQGKKIAMLTGYDYPTAQLIDAAGVDAILVGDTVGVVVQGRENTLPVTLDEIIYHAEMVGRATKSALLIGDLPFGSYQLGVSQAIESASRILKETACQAVKLEGGTEQAAVIAGLTGAGIPVMAHVGVRPQSVHQMGGYKVQRDESQLLIDAHSAEQAGAFSIVLECLPSAIAAKITKELTIPTIGIGAGVDCDGQVLVLHDMLGLTDAPPRFVKQYADLGSAIQKAAAQYCKEVRNGEFPTAKHAYR; from the coding sequence ATGTCGAGTTCTCCCCGTCGGCTTACGGTTCCCCAGTTCGTCGCCCTGAAGTCGCAAGGCAAGAAAATCGCCATGCTGACCGGTTACGACTACCCGACAGCCCAGCTGATTGATGCGGCCGGAGTCGATGCCATCCTGGTCGGCGATACCGTCGGGGTGGTCGTTCAGGGACGAGAGAACACGCTGCCCGTGACGCTGGATGAAATCATTTATCACGCCGAAATGGTCGGCCGCGCGACAAAGTCCGCCCTGCTGATTGGCGACTTGCCCTTCGGCTCTTATCAGCTGGGCGTTTCCCAGGCGATCGAAAGTGCTTCGCGCATTCTGAAAGAAACCGCTTGCCAGGCCGTGAAGCTCGAAGGCGGAACCGAACAGGCCGCCGTCATCGCCGGACTGACCGGGGCCGGAATCCCCGTCATGGCGCATGTGGGCGTGCGTCCCCAGAGCGTGCATCAAATGGGCGGCTACAAAGTCCAGCGCGATGAAAGCCAGTTGTTGATCGACGCCCATAGCGCGGAACAGGCCGGCGCCTTTTCGATTGTGCTGGAGTGCCTGCCGTCCGCCATTGCGGCAAAAATCACGAAAGAACTGACCATCCCCACGATCGGCATTGGCGCCGGCGTCGACTGCGACGGGCAAGTGCTGGTGCTGCACGACATGCTGGGCCTGACCGACGCGCCGCCCCGCTTCGTCAAGCAGTATGCCGACCTGGGCAGCGCCATTCAAAAAGCGGCCGCCCAGTATTGCAAGGAGGTCCGCAACGGCGAATTTCCCACGGCGAAACACGCTTACCGGTAA
- a CDS encoding response regulator, producing MTIKVLVADDHEVVRSGLECLFRDTIIEIVGEASDGDEALAETLKLQPDVLLMDIRMPNTDGLSALEKIRAESPDTRVLMLSTYDNPTYVARSVALGANDYLLKGSSKQSLVNAIRRAAEGEGPASDSLLERVRTTMSKRRSESEEDIPLTNRETQVLRHVALGLSNREIGRSLGISIETVKEHVQNILRKLDVNDRTQAAVLAVKKGVV from the coding sequence ATGACCATAAAGGTTTTAGTTGCTGACGATCACGAGGTCGTTCGTAGTGGTTTAGAGTGCCTGTTTCGCGACACCATCATTGAAATTGTTGGCGAAGCATCCGATGGAGACGAAGCACTCGCAGAAACCCTGAAATTACAGCCTGACGTGCTGCTGATGGATATCCGCATGCCGAATACCGACGGCCTGAGCGCGTTAGAAAAGATTCGGGCCGAATCGCCCGACACCCGCGTCCTGATGCTATCCACATACGATAACCCGACTTACGTCGCAAGAAGTGTGGCGCTGGGCGCCAATGATTACTTGCTGAAGGGTTCGTCGAAGCAGTCGCTCGTCAACGCCATCCGCAGGGCGGCTGAAGGCGAAGGCCCCGCCAGCGATAGCCTGCTGGAGCGCGTGCGAACGACCATGAGCAAGCGTCGTTCCGAATCGGAAGAAGATATTCCGCTGACCAACCGCGAAACCCAGGTTCTGCGGCATGTGGCGCTTGGTCTCAGCAACCGGGAAATCGGTCGTTCGCTGGGCATCAGCATAGAAACGGTCAAAGAGCACGTGCAGAATATTCTGCGAAAGCTCGATGTCAACGACCGCACGCAGGCAGCCGTACTCGCCGTGAAAAAAGGCGTCGTTTGA
- a CDS encoding sigma-54-dependent transcriptional regulator: MVSTKGRLLLVDDDRHLLESMASWLRDLQYEVDTAAGLHAAIPLVDGRKYDLVLADIRLGDGDGFDLLAHCRQKGADPPVILMSGYATVDTGVEAIRQGAFDLLTKPLIDDELELAIDRALSQQKVLEENQHLKAQLDQRYGIDSVIGSDHRMQKIYDIIHSVADTRATVLITGESGTGKSLIARALHRLSDRRDKSFVEVACGALPENLLESELFGHVAGAFTGAVSDKTGKFLQADRGTIFLDEIGTASPGMQVKLLRVLQEFEFEPVGGSQTHRVNSRVVLATNENLTRAVAEGRFRQDLYYRIHVITVEVPPLRERLSDIPTLATHFLKRICDDTGKKVEGFSDSALAAMQRHNWPGNVRELQNVVERAVLLGKNSEVGVDDLPTEWGALEHVGASSIGSRTLKEALEGPERQIIRDALERYEWNRNVTADILGINRTTLYKKMKRLGLEK, from the coding sequence ATGGTATCTACTAAAGGCCGTTTACTGCTCGTCGACGACGATCGACATCTGCTGGAATCCATGGCCTCCTGGCTGCGTGATCTGCAGTACGAGGTCGATACGGCGGCCGGACTGCATGCCGCGATTCCCCTGGTCGATGGTCGTAAATACGACCTTGTGCTCGCGGACATTCGCCTGGGCGATGGCGATGGGTTCGACTTGCTGGCCCATTGTCGCCAGAAAGGCGCGGATCCGCCCGTCATTCTGATGAGCGGTTACGCCACCGTCGACACCGGCGTCGAAGCGATCCGCCAGGGAGCGTTCGATCTGCTCACCAAGCCGTTGATCGACGACGAGCTGGAGCTGGCCATCGATCGCGCCCTGTCGCAGCAGAAGGTGCTGGAAGAGAACCAGCATCTCAAGGCGCAACTGGATCAGCGCTACGGCATCGATAGCGTGATCGGCAGCGATCATCGGATGCAGAAGATTTACGACATCATCCACAGCGTCGCCGACACCCGGGCCACCGTGCTGATCACCGGCGAAAGCGGCACCGGCAAGTCCCTGATCGCCCGGGCGTTGCATCGCCTGAGCGACCGCCGGGACAAGTCGTTTGTCGAAGTCGCCTGTGGAGCTTTGCCGGAGAATCTCCTGGAAAGCGAACTCTTCGGCCATGTGGCGGGCGCATTCACCGGCGCCGTGAGCGACAAAACAGGTAAATTCCTGCAGGCGGACCGGGGAACGATCTTTCTCGATGAAATCGGCACTGCGTCGCCAGGCATGCAGGTCAAACTGCTGCGGGTGCTGCAGGAGTTTGAGTTTGAGCCAGTCGGCGGCTCGCAAACCCATCGGGTTAATTCCCGCGTGGTGCTGGCGACGAATGAGAACCTGACCCGCGCCGTCGCGGAGGGCCGCTTTCGCCAGGATCTTTACTACCGGATCCACGTGATTACGGTCGAAGTTCCGCCGCTGCGTGAACGGTTGTCGGATATTCCCACCCTGGCGACGCATTTTCTGAAACGGATCTGCGACGATACGGGCAAGAAGGTCGAAGGGTTCTCGGACTCGGCCTTGGCCGCCATGCAACGCCACAACTGGCCCGGTAATGTTCGCGAACTGCAGAACGTGGTGGAACGCGCCGTGCTGCTGGGGAAAAACTCAGAAGTCGGCGTCGATGACCTGCCCACCGAATGGGGCGCGCTCGAACATGTGGGCGCCTCTTCGATCGGCAGCCGCACGCTGAAGGAAGCGCTGGAAGGTCCAGAGCGACAGATCATTCGCGACGCCCTGGAGCGTTACGAATGGAATCGCAACGTCACCGCCGACATCCTGGGCATCAACCGCACGACCCTTTATAAAAAGATGAAGCGTCTGGGCCTCGAGAAATAA
- a CDS encoding serine/threonine-protein kinase, which translates to MSDSSTPTERSAPPDPDLSGRRIGDYQLLRRLGRGGMADVYLAEQVSLARKVALKVLRHSLSTDATYVHRFAKEARAAANLIHPGIVQIYEVGCIDGVHFIAQEYVPGLNLGELLKRRGPLAASQAVSILRQVGAALHRAAEQGVVHRDIKPDNIMLSQQGEVKVADFGLARVADDVNLTQAGVTMGTPLYMSPEQVEGKQLDARSDLYSFGVTCYHLLAGRPPFEGDTALAVAVQHLHNEAARLDSFRPDLPDDLCRIVHRLMTRSIKSRYQSASEMLRELRALPIAEEESEWPNLLDGWNSSELQAVADARRQATQQLAAVMKTNPNRRSAMVAGGLALAAAIAAVVIGGLIAWSQRPDSLLAYDPNDLPKIERQSNAQDQYYYATLIGTEEALLSVSRFFPPEANATNQYYSRRATQRLAELYLQADQTTAALQSFQVLARLSATEEEFRAYGLAGEAVVYDRLGKAEQVNEKLRELIPLRRRLEGPMSDEVTRLITKYNGSSS; encoded by the coding sequence ATGTCGGATTCGTCTACACCTACGGAACGCTCCGCGCCGCCCGACCCGGATTTGTCGGGACGCAGGATCGGCGATTATCAGTTGCTGCGCCGTCTGGGACGCGGCGGCATGGCCGACGTTTACCTGGCCGAGCAGGTCTCGCTGGCCCGCAAGGTCGCTCTGAAAGTGCTGCGGCACAGCCTGTCGACCGATGCGACCTACGTGCATCGCTTTGCAAAGGAAGCCCGGGCCGCCGCCAATCTGATTCATCCGGGAATCGTGCAGATTTACGAAGTCGGCTGCATCGACGGCGTGCATTTCATTGCGCAGGAGTACGTGCCGGGGTTGAACCTGGGCGAACTGCTTAAACGCCGCGGCCCGCTGGCCGCCAGTCAGGCCGTGAGTATTTTGCGGCAAGTGGGAGCCGCCCTGCATCGGGCGGCCGAACAGGGGGTGGTGCATCGGGATATCAAGCCGGACAACATCATGCTGTCGCAGCAGGGAGAGGTAAAAGTCGCCGACTTTGGCCTGGCCCGCGTCGCCGACGATGTGAACCTGACCCAGGCCGGCGTGACAATGGGGACGCCCCTTTATATGAGTCCTGAGCAGGTCGAAGGCAAGCAGCTGGACGCCCGCAGCGATCTCTATTCGTTTGGCGTCACCTGCTACCACTTGCTGGCGGGAAGGCCGCCGTTTGAAGGCGACACGGCGCTGGCCGTTGCGGTGCAGCACCTGCACAACGAAGCGGCCCGGCTGGACTCCTTTCGTCCCGACTTGCCCGACGATTTGTGTCGCATCGTCCATCGCCTGATGACCCGGTCCATCAAGAGCCGCTACCAGTCCGCCTCGGAAATGCTCCGCGAACTGCGTGCCCTGCCGATCGCCGAAGAAGAATCGGAATGGCCCAATCTGCTCGACGGCTGGAACTCCAGCGAACTGCAGGCCGTCGCGGACGCCAGGCGCCAGGCGACGCAGCAACTGGCCGCGGTAATGAAGACAAATCCCAACCGGCGTTCCGCCATGGTCGCCGGCGGTCTGGCTCTGGCGGCGGCGATTGCGGCCGTGGTGATCGGCGGCCTGATTGCCTGGTCCCAGCGGCCCGACTCGTTGCTGGCGTATGACCCTAACGATCTGCCCAAAATTGAGCGTCAAAGTAATGCGCAGGACCAGTACTATTACGCCACGCTGATCGGCACCGAGGAAGCACTGCTGAGCGTGTCCCGCTTTTTTCCCCCGGAAGCCAACGCGACCAATCAGTATTACAGCCGGCGAGCGACCCAGCGTCTGGCGGAGCTCTATCTGCAGGCCGATCAAACGACGGCCGCCCTGCAGTCGTTCCAGGTGCTGGCCCGGCTCTCCGCCACCGAAGAAGAGTTTCGCGCCTATGGCCTGGCCGGCGAGGCGGTGGTTTACGATCGCCTGGGCAAGGCGGAACAGGTCAACGAAAAACTGCGCGAGCTGATCCCCCTGCGGCGACGGCTGGAAGGGCCCATGTCGGACGAAGTGACCCGGCTGATTACCAAATACAACGGTTCTAGCAGTTGA
- a CDS encoding response regulator, whose translation MRFDQQAAAVILVVDSDALTLTGVAAALHLTGHEAHCARDREAALKAVRALSLDLVICDIDMPGPSGKELWRELQSEPNMADTPVIFVTDSPSQDIMERVQIAGGCYYLRKPYDPNVLLELVDKALWLPHLVSNHLSSGRMESIPRPNAIAAANRDAATLPVNS comes from the coding sequence ATGAGATTCGATCAACAAGCCGCCGCCGTTATTCTGGTCGTCGATAGTGACGCACTCACTCTCACCGGCGTCGCTGCCGCCCTGCACCTGACCGGCCACGAAGCGCATTGCGCCCGCGATCGCGAAGCCGCCCTGAAAGCCGTTCGCGCACTGTCGCTGGATCTGGTGATTTGCGATATCGACATGCCGGGTCCCAGCGGCAAGGAACTTTGGCGCGAGCTGCAGTCGGAGCCGAACATGGCGGATACGCCCGTCATCTTTGTGACGGACTCGCCCAGCCAGGACATCATGGAACGGGTGCAGATTGCTGGCGGTTGCTACTATCTGCGCAAGCCGTACGATCCCAACGTTCTGCTGGAACTGGTCGACAAAGCGCTCTGGCTGCCCCACCTGGTCAGCAACCATCTGTCCAGTGGTCGTATGGAATCGATACCCCGACCGAATGCAATTGCTGCTGCAAATCGCGACGCCGCAACGCTGCCTGTTAACTCCTAG